The Pseudomonadota bacterium genome includes a window with the following:
- a CDS encoding c-type cytochrome, with the protein MKKIATCISGIMFLAMSGVQLSGAVETKTDANDGRVLFEKKCSVCHNLEKSTSKKKTPAEWEKTVKRMIESRGAKINDEEAKVIVDYLAKNYGK; encoded by the coding sequence ATGAAAAAGATTGCAACATGTATTTCAGGAATTATGTTTTTGGCAATGTCCGGCGTACAGCTATCCGGTGCTGTTGAGACAAAGACAGATGCAAACGATGGAAGGGTGCTTTTTGAAAAGAAGTGCAGTGTTTGTCACAACCTTGAAAAATCGACATCAAAAAAGAAAACTCCTGCGGAATGGGAAAAAACGGTTAAACGCATGATAGAATCACGAGGTGCTAAAATTAACGACGAAGAGGCAAAGGTGATCGTAGACTATCTCGCAAAAAATTACGGCAAATAG